Proteins encoded within one genomic window of Flavobacterium sp. NG2:
- a CDS encoding metallophosphoesterase, protein MGFRMLIFITILFIVELYAFQVFRTILKSKSVLMGYSVLSVATLLYIVYSFMSFDRSVGQTKHTLFTMGLMLLVYVPKIVLVFTMFTEDVFRIGNGIANLFIGRTEGDFIASRRKFVSQIGLGLASIPFMSLIYGITVGKYNYKVIKQRIFFPDLPDAFDGFTITQISDVHSGSFDNADKINYAIDLVNEQESDLVLFTGDIVNTHAKEMHPWIETFKRIKTPEFGKFSVLGNHDYGEYIDWPSAEDKEANFEAIKNLHADIDFKLLLNEHTFIRKGDDKIALVGVENWGHNFKKVGDVNKASEGLQKEDFKVVMSHDPSHWDYELKKHEKNFQLTLSGHTHGMQFGIEIPGFFKWSLAQYIYPQWAGLYETLGRYVYVNRGFGFHAYPGRVGIMPEITVIELKKGEKVA, encoded by the coding sequence ATGGGTTTTAGAATGCTGATTTTTATCACTATCCTTTTTATTGTTGAGTTGTATGCTTTCCAGGTTTTTAGAACGATTTTGAAATCAAAATCGGTTCTCATGGGTTATAGCGTTTTGAGTGTGGCGACTTTGCTTTATATCGTGTATTCGTTTATGAGTTTTGACCGTTCTGTGGGACAAACCAAGCATACGCTATTTACTATGGGGTTGATGTTATTAGTATATGTTCCTAAGATTGTGCTGGTTTTTACGATGTTTACCGAAGATGTTTTTAGAATTGGTAACGGAATTGCAAATTTGTTTATAGGTAGAACAGAGGGTGATTTCATAGCCTCACGCCGAAAGTTTGTGAGTCAGATAGGTCTTGGACTGGCTTCGATTCCGTTTATGTCTTTGATTTACGGGATTACAGTGGGGAAATACAATTACAAAGTAATTAAGCAACGCATTTTTTTTCCTGATTTGCCCGATGCTTTTGATGGTTTTACGATTACGCAAATTTCGGATGTGCATTCAGGGAGTTTTGATAATGCGGATAAAATCAATTATGCGATTGACTTGGTCAACGAGCAAGAATCGGATTTGGTTTTGTTTACCGGTGATATTGTCAATACGCATGCTAAGGAAATGCATCCTTGGATTGAAACCTTTAAGCGAATTAAAACACCTGAATTTGGTAAGTTTTCGGTTTTGGGGAATCATGATTATGGGGAATATATAGATTGGCCTTCGGCTGAAGATAAAGAAGCTAATTTTGAAGCTATTAAAAATTTGCACGCGGATATTGATTTTAAATTGTTGCTGAATGAACATACTTTTATTCGAAAGGGTGATGATAAAATTGCTTTAGTAGGAGTAGAAAATTGGGGTCATAATTTCAAGAAAGTAGGTGACGTCAATAAGGCCTCAGAAGGATTACAAAAAGAAGATTTTAAAGTAGTGATGAGTCACGATCCATCGCATTGGGATTATGAGCTGAAGAAACACGAAAAGAATTTTCAACTCACTTTATCAGGTCACACCCATGGAATGCAATTTGGAATAGAAATTCCAGGTTTTTTCAAATGGAGTTTGGCGCAATACATTTATCCGCAATGGGCTGGTTTGTATGAGACATTAGGTCGTTATGTGTATGTAAACCGCGGTTTTGGCTTTCATGCCTATCCCGGAAGAGTAGGAATTATGCCTGAAATTACGGTGATTGAGCTAAAAAAAGGGGAGAAAGTAGCATAA
- a CDS encoding dihydrofolate reductase family protein: MNTKNSVFIATSLDGYIADKNGGIDWLHSIPNPENDDMGYIEFTNRIDAIVMGRTTFETVLGFDCDWPYNKPVFVLSNTLKEIAESHQGKVFLIKGTLTEILSQIHEQGYYKLYIDGGTTIRNFLKEDLIDEMILTTIPIVLDGGSPLFTELPNQLQFELTQTKTFLHQIAQNHYNRKR, from the coding sequence ATGAATACAAAAAATAGCGTTTTTATAGCAACAAGTTTAGATGGATATATCGCTGACAAAAATGGCGGAATTGATTGGCTACATTCTATACCGAATCCTGAAAATGACGACATGGGATATATTGAATTTACCAATAGAATTGATGCAATTGTAATGGGACGAACCACATTTGAAACTGTACTCGGATTTGATTGCGATTGGCCATATAACAAACCTGTGTTCGTATTAAGTAATACGCTAAAAGAAATAGCCGAAAGTCATCAAGGAAAAGTGTTTTTAATCAAGGGGACATTGACCGAGATTTTATCACAAATTCACGAACAAGGATATTATAAGTTATACATTGATGGAGGAACTACCATTCGTAACTTTTTGAAAGAGGATTTAATTGACGAAATGATACTCACCACAATACCAATTGTTTTAGATGGTGGTTCTCCTTTGTTTACAGAATTACCAAACCAACTGCAATTTGAACTGACTCAAACAAAAACCTTTCTGCATCAAATAGCGCAAAATCATTATAACCGAAAAAGATAA
- the polA gene encoding DNA polymerase I produces the protein MSAQKRLFLLDAYALIFRGYYAFIKNPRINSKGMDTSAIMGFMNSLMDVIKREKPDHLAVAFDKGGSDLRNELFPEYKANRDATPEAIKIAVPYIQALLNAMHIPIIEVAGYEADDLIGTIAKQAEKENYKVFMVTPDKDFAQLVSENIFMYKPARMGNGIEIWGIPEVLAKFEVERPEQVIDFLGMMGDAADNIPGLPGVGEVTAKKLLKEFGTMENLLANTDKLKGKMKEKIEENKEKGLLSKTLATILLDCPVTFNEKDYELSTPDVEKTDALFNELEFRRMAEQFDAIFKSPSSQAPQNDNAPADDAKLYKKPQPKNEEQFDLFSATLPTHDNEVVHQQFYGTLETTPHSYQIVQGDLGLKLLLQNLQKQTSVCFDTETTGLDALHAELVGMSFSYEKGKAFYVPFPENQDEAKALAEKFSPFFENPAIEKIGQNVKYDLKILANYGISVAGKLFDTMIAHYLINPDMRHNMDILSETYLKYSPKSIEDLIGKKGKNQKSMRDVALEDIKEYAAEDADVTYQLKELFAVELEKTATQKLFDEIEIPLVPVLAAMETEGINLDVSFLNAMSTEMAAESNALEQKIYETAGEKFNLASPKQLGDILFDKLKIGGPKQKKTKTGQYATGEEVLSYLANDNEIVRDILEWRQMVKLQSTYIDALPTQVNTKTGRVHTDYMQTVAATGRLSSNNPNLQNIPVRTERGRLIRKAFIARDENYTLASADYSQIELRVIAALSGEENMIKAFQNNEDIHKSTASKVFNVPLDEVTREQRSHAKTVNFGIIYGVSAFGLSNQTNLSRSESADLIEAYYKTYPRLKSYISDQVDFARDNGYVQTILGRRRYLKDINSQNAIVRGGAERNAVNAPIQGSAADIIKIAMINIHNKLKSENWKSKMLLQVHDELVFDVHNDELEKIQPMIKHEMENAFKLEVPLVVDLGMGKNWLEAH, from the coding sequence ATGTCTGCTCAAAAACGTCTTTTTCTACTCGATGCTTATGCTTTAATCTTTAGAGGGTATTATGCCTTTATCAAAAACCCAAGAATCAATTCGAAAGGAATGGACACCTCGGCGATTATGGGGTTCATGAATTCGTTGATGGATGTGATTAAGCGTGAAAAGCCAGACCATTTGGCGGTGGCGTTTGATAAAGGCGGAAGCGACTTACGCAACGAATTGTTCCCTGAATACAAAGCCAATCGTGATGCCACTCCCGAGGCGATTAAGATTGCCGTTCCTTATATACAAGCGCTCTTGAACGCGATGCATATTCCGATTATTGAAGTGGCGGGTTATGAAGCCGATGACTTGATAGGAACGATTGCCAAACAGGCCGAAAAGGAAAATTACAAAGTGTTTATGGTGACGCCAGATAAGGATTTCGCCCAACTGGTATCTGAAAATATTTTTATGTACAAACCGGCTCGTATGGGCAACGGTATCGAAATTTGGGGAATTCCTGAGGTTTTGGCCAAATTTGAAGTCGAAAGACCCGAGCAAGTGATTGATTTCCTTGGTATGATGGGTGATGCTGCGGATAATATCCCTGGATTACCCGGAGTTGGCGAAGTAACCGCTAAAAAACTGTTGAAAGAATTTGGAACGATGGAAAACCTTTTAGCCAACACAGACAAGCTGAAAGGAAAAATGAAGGAGAAAATCGAGGAGAACAAGGAAAAAGGATTGTTATCAAAAACCTTGGCTACGATTTTATTGGACTGCCCGGTAACTTTCAATGAAAAGGATTACGAACTTTCAACTCCTGATGTGGAAAAAACAGATGCTTTGTTCAACGAATTGGAGTTTAGAAGAATGGCGGAGCAGTTTGACGCCATTTTCAAAAGTCCGTCATCACAAGCGCCTCAAAACGACAACGCTCCTGCTGACGACGCCAAACTATACAAAAAACCACAACCGAAGAACGAAGAACAATTTGACTTATTCTCCGCAACCTTACCTACTCACGATAACGAAGTAGTGCACCAGCAGTTTTACGGAACACTGGAAACCACACCGCATTCCTACCAAATTGTTCAAGGCGATTTAGGACTTAAATTGCTGTTGCAAAATTTACAAAAACAAACTTCGGTTTGCTTTGATACCGAAACCACTGGACTGGATGCTTTGCATGCGGAATTAGTGGGTATGTCATTTTCGTACGAAAAAGGAAAAGCATTTTATGTGCCGTTTCCCGAAAATCAAGACGAAGCCAAAGCCTTGGCGGAGAAATTTAGTCCGTTTTTTGAAAATCCAGCCATTGAAAAAATAGGACAAAACGTAAAATACGATTTGAAGATTTTGGCAAATTACGGAATTAGTGTCGCAGGAAAATTATTTGATACGATGATTGCACATTATTTGATTAATCCCGATATGCGTCATAATATGGATATTTTAAGTGAAACTTATTTGAAATATTCACCTAAATCTATCGAAGATTTGATTGGAAAGAAAGGCAAAAACCAAAAATCAATGCGCGATGTAGCGCTTGAAGACATCAAAGAATACGCTGCTGAAGATGCGGATGTGACCTACCAATTGAAAGAATTGTTTGCAGTAGAACTCGAAAAAACAGCGACTCAAAAATTGTTTGACGAAATCGAGATTCCGCTCGTACCTGTTTTGGCAGCGATGGAAACCGAAGGAATCAATCTGGATGTTTCGTTCTTGAACGCTATGTCGACTGAAATGGCTGCGGAGAGCAATGCTTTGGAACAAAAAATATACGAAACGGCTGGTGAGAAATTCAACTTGGCTTCTCCAAAACAACTCGGAGATATTTTATTCGACAAATTAAAAATAGGCGGACCAAAACAAAAGAAAACCAAAACAGGACAATACGCAACTGGAGAGGAAGTTTTGAGTTACCTAGCCAATGACAACGAAATTGTACGGGACATTCTGGAATGGCGCCAGATGGTGAAATTACAAAGCACCTATATTGATGCTTTACCTACACAAGTCAATACCAAAACAGGACGTGTTCATACAGATTATATGCAAACCGTTGCTGCAACAGGGCGATTGAGTTCGAATAATCCCAACCTGCAAAACATCCCGGTTCGTACCGAAAGAGGGCGTTTGATTCGTAAAGCGTTTATTGCTCGTGATGAAAACTACACTTTGGCTTCTGCCGATTACTCCCAAATTGAATTGCGTGTGATTGCAGCTTTGAGTGGCGAAGAAAACATGATTAAAGCCTTCCAAAACAACGAAGACATTCATAAATCAACGGCTTCAAAGGTATTCAATGTGCCTTTGGACGAAGTGACTCGTGAGCAACGTAGCCATGCTAAAACCGTGAACTTTGGGATTATTTATGGCGTTTCGGCTTTTGGATTATCAAACCAAACTAATCTTTCCCGCTCCGAAAGTGCGGACTTGATTGAAGCCTATTACAAAACCTATCCACGATTGAAATCTTATATCAGCGACCAAGTGGACTTTGCTCGTGACAATGGTTATGTTCAAACAATTTTAGGTCGTCGTCGTTATTTGAAAGATATCAACTCACAAAACGCAATTGTTCGTGGTGGTGCAGAACGTAATGCCGTCAATGCTCCTATTCAAGGTTCTGCTGCCGACATTATCAAAATTGCGATGATCAACATCCACAACAAACTGAAATCCGAAAACTGGAAGTCAAAAATGTTACTACAAGTACATGATGAACTCGTCTTTGATGTGCACAACGATGAATTAGAAAAAATCCAACCGATGATCAAACATGAAATGGAAAATGCTTTTAAATTGGAAGTACCTTTGGTGGTTGATTTAGGAATGGGAAAAAATTGGCTGGAGGCGCATTGA
- a CDS encoding DUF2490 domain-containing protein, with amino-acid sequence MKKLKLRVSLFITVVATTFSWAQTDPKVEQTNTWLSYNGNHKLTEKWALHTEYQLRRNEGLKNPMQHLIRFGLDYHLNKDVSVTAGWAYIETAAYGEFAEQIPSKFNNHKFNEQRLWEQLAINHKNSGRFFFDSRFRLEQRWSQSFTNTGTPMSPNFARYDDPEEGYWKLRHRARYRFRVQVPLTSSTMKDNTLFLALADEIMVNVGKKVTANVFDQNRLSVALGWRFTKDSNIQLGYLNQFSEKSDGINKENNHTLTVGYTHNLDFTKK; translated from the coding sequence TTGAAAAAATTAAAACTTAGAGTAAGCTTATTTATAACCGTAGTAGCAACTACCTTTTCTTGGGCTCAAACCGACCCCAAAGTAGAACAAACTAACACCTGGTTATCTTATAACGGAAACCATAAACTGACAGAAAAATGGGCACTTCATACGGAATACCAACTACGTAGAAATGAAGGTTTAAAAAACCCAATGCAACACTTAATTCGATTTGGTCTTGACTATCATCTTAATAAAGATGTCTCGGTAACTGCGGGATGGGCATATATTGAAACGGCTGCTTATGGAGAATTTGCTGAACAAATTCCTTCAAAATTCAACAATCATAAGTTCAACGAACAACGTCTTTGGGAGCAATTAGCAATCAATCACAAAAATAGTGGACGTTTCTTTTTTGATAGCCGTTTTAGATTGGAGCAAAGATGGTCACAGTCGTTTACGAATACCGGCACACCCATGAGTCCAAACTTTGCAAGATATGATGATCCTGAAGAAGGCTATTGGAAACTAAGACATAGAGCTAGGTATCGCTTTAGAGTGCAAGTCCCGTTAACTAGTAGCACGATGAAAGACAACACCTTGTTTTTGGCTCTAGCCGATGAGATTATGGTCAATGTCGGTAAAAAAGTAACAGCAAATGTTTTTGATCAAAACCGTTTATCAGTAGCTTTAGGATGGCGTTTTACCAAAGACTCGAATATTCAATTGGGGTATTTGAACCAATTTTCAGAGAAAAGCGATGGGATAAATAAAGAAAACAACCATACACTCACAGTTGGCTATACTCATAATTTAGATTTTACTAAAAAATAA
- a CDS encoding LacI family DNA-binding transcriptional regulator — protein MKVKATLKQIAKELNVSVSTVSKALNDSPEISELTKIKIKEYAKLKNYKPNVIGLNLKNRKTKTIGVIIPNILNSFYAKVFSGIEKEADKKGYNVITCISNESIVKEVNTLQMLSNGTIDGFILSVSEEAQKLQDYSHFSDIINEGTPIVMFDRIADEIDCDKVIVDDFDSGLNVTQRLIDVGCKNIALISSIDNLSVAKLRTEGYLKALKDNGIEINENIILRTDCEEDMKSKIDDVFQNNEIDAVFALDENDSVAALRVAVSQGYKIPEELSIIGFADGILASRRLSPSLTTVSQHGVEIGEVAAKLLIDRLESEDEIEPPYETVVIKTKLKERESSRSKKKSIRKK, from the coding sequence ATGAAAGTCAAAGCAACGCTTAAACAAATTGCAAAAGAACTGAATGTTTCTGTCTCTACTGTTTCAAAAGCACTTAATGATAGTCCTGAAATCAGCGAATTGACTAAGATTAAAATTAAAGAGTATGCTAAGCTAAAGAATTATAAGCCCAACGTAATTGGTCTTAATCTTAAAAATAGAAAAACGAAAACCATAGGAGTGATTATTCCTAATATTTTGAATTCCTTTTATGCCAAAGTTTTTAGTGGTATCGAAAAAGAAGCAGATAAGAAAGGGTACAATGTGATTACTTGTATTTCCAATGAATCTATTGTTAAAGAAGTAAATACACTACAAATGTTGAGTAACGGAACTATTGATGGATTTATTCTATCGGTTTCAGAAGAAGCTCAAAAATTACAAGATTACTCGCATTTTTCGGATATTATTAATGAAGGTACGCCAATAGTAATGTTTGATCGTATCGCCGATGAAATAGATTGTGATAAGGTGATTGTGGATGATTTCGATTCTGGATTAAATGTGACCCAACGATTAATTGATGTGGGGTGTAAAAACATTGCTTTAATATCCTCAATTGATAATTTAAGTGTGGCTAAATTAAGAACAGAAGGTTATTTAAAAGCCTTAAAAGATAACGGGATTGAAATAAACGAGAATATTATTTTAAGAACCGATTGTGAGGAAGACATGAAAAGTAAGATAGACGATGTTTTTCAAAACAATGAAATAGATGCTGTTTTTGCTTTGGATGAAAATGATTCGGTTGCCGCTTTAAGAGTTGCCGTTAGCCAAGGATATAAAATACCTGAAGAATTATCTATCATTGGATTTGCTGATGGAATTCTAGCTTCTCGAAGATTGTCACCAAGTTTAACTACTGTAAGTCAACATGGAGTTGAGATTGGTGAAGTGGCAGCAAAATTGCTAATTGATCGTTTAGAGTCTGAAGACGAAATCGAACCTCCCTATGAAACGGTGGTTATCAAAACCAAATTAAAAGAAAGAGAGTCTTCTCGTTCTAAAAAAAAATCCATTCGTAAAAAATAG
- the rplM gene encoding 50S ribosomal protein L13: protein MNALSYKTISTTKANSTKEWIVVDADGHNLGRLASKVAMILRGKYKPSYTPHVDCGDNVIVINSEKINLTGNKMDEKIYMRHTGYPGGQRTLTAKVLQSKNPAALVEKAVKGMLPKNKLGAELFRNLNVVVGSEHKQGAQKPRTVNLNDLK, encoded by the coding sequence GTGAACGCATTAAGCTACAAGACAATTTCAACAACAAAAGCAAACTCTACAAAAGAGTGGATTGTTGTAGATGCTGATGGTCATAACTTAGGACGTCTTGCTTCAAAAGTCGCTATGATTTTGAGAGGTAAGTACAAGCCAAGTTACACACCACACGTGGACTGTGGAGATAACGTAATCGTTATCAACTCAGAAAAAATCAACCTTACAGGTAACAAAATGGACGAAAAAATTTACATGCGTCATACAGGTTATCCAGGAGGACAAAGAACTTTAACTGCTAAAGTATTGCAATCAAAAAACCCTGCAGCCTTAGTAGAAAAAGCAGTAAAAGGAATGTTACCTAAGAATAAATTAGGAGCAGAGCTTTTCAGAAATTTAAATGTTGTTGTTGGATCTGAGCACAAACAAGGAGCTCAAAAACCAAGAACTGTTAACCTAAACGATCTTAAGTAA
- the rpsI gene encoding 30S ribosomal protein S9, with translation MGVIHKIGRRKTAVARVYVSEGTGVITVNKKEFATYFPTATLQYKVLQPMSMTENASNFDVKVNVYGGGSTGQAEAVRMAIARAMCEVNAENRGVLKPEGLLTRDPRMVERKKFGQKKARKRFQFSKR, from the coding sequence ATGGGAGTTATTCACAAAATCGGTAGAAGAAAAACCGCTGTTGCACGTGTTTATGTTTCAGAAGGAACAGGAGTAATCACTGTAAACAAAAAAGAATTCGCAACTTACTTCCCAACAGCTACTTTACAGTACAAAGTTTTGCAACCAATGTCTATGACAGAAAATGCATCTAACTTTGACGTAAAAGTAAATGTTTACGGAGGAGGTTCAACTGGTCAAGCAGAAGCTGTAAGAATGGCAATCGCTCGCGCAATGTGTGAAGTGAACGCTGAAAACAGAGGTGTATTGAAACCAGAAGGATTATTAACTAGAGATCCAAGAATGGTTGAACGTAAGAAATTCGGTCAGAAGAAAGCTCGTAAGAGATTCCAATTCTCTAAACGTTAA
- the rpsB gene encoding 30S ribosomal protein S2, which yields MSNKVEVKELLEAGVHFGHMTRKWDPNMAPYIYMERNGIHIINLYKTAAKIEEANEALKKIAASGRKILFVATKKQAKDIVAEKAAAANMPYITERWPGGMLTNFVTIRKAVKKMATIDKMKKDGTFMTLSKKERLQVDRLRAKLEKNLGSIADMSRLPAALFVVDIKAEHIAIKEAQKLNIPVFAMVDTNSDPREVDYVIPANDDASKSIDKILSLVTAAVTEGLSERGSDKEAEAAEKAAPAQAEATPATEE from the coding sequence ATGTCAAACAAAGTAGAAGTAAAAGAATTACTAGAAGCAGGTGTTCATTTTGGACACATGACTAGAAAATGGGATCCAAATATGGCTCCTTACATTTATATGGAACGTAATGGTATTCACATTATCAATCTATATAAAACTGCAGCTAAAATCGAAGAAGCTAACGAAGCTTTGAAAAAAATCGCTGCATCAGGTAGAAAAATATTATTCGTTGCTACCAAAAAACAAGCAAAAGACATCGTTGCTGAAAAAGCAGCTGCTGCAAACATGCCTTACATCACTGAAAGATGGCCTGGTGGAATGCTAACTAACTTCGTAACTATCCGTAAAGCTGTTAAAAAAATGGCTACTATTGATAAAATGAAGAAAGATGGTACTTTCATGACACTTTCTAAGAAAGAGCGTTTACAAGTAGATCGTCTTCGTGCTAAATTAGAGAAAAATTTAGGTTCAATCGCAGATATGTCTAGATTACCTGCTGCTTTATTCGTAGTAGATATCAAAGCTGAGCACATCGCAATAAAAGAAGCTCAAAAATTAAACATTCCAGTTTTCGCAATGGTTGATACAAACTCTGACCCACGTGAGGTAGATTATGTTATCCCTGCAAATGATGATGCTTCTAAATCAATTGATAAAATTTTATCTTTAGTTACTGCTGCTGTTACTGAAGGACTTTCTGAAAGAGGTTCTGACAAAGAAGCTGAAGCAGCTGAAAAAGCAGCTCCTGCTCAAGCAGAAGCTACTCCAGCAACTGAAGAATAA
- the tsf gene encoding translation elongation factor Ts produces MSTITITAADVNKLRQTTGAGMMDCKKALVEAEGDFDKAIENLRKKGQKVAANRSDRESSEGAAVSFINADNTKGAIITLNCETDFVGKNETFVALAKELVEKAINFSSKEEFLASDFNGITVAEKLIEQTGVIGEKIEIGGFEILEGAYVGSYVHVNKIAALTAISAPIANGETLTKDISMQVASMGADTLSYKDFDPAFIAAELDARIAVIEKENEEAKRLGKTLKNVPKYISFAQLTEEVLKQAEEDAKAELKAEGKPEQIWDKIIPGKVQRFISDNTTLDQEKALLDQNFIKDDSKKVGDYVKGFNVEITGFKRVTLG; encoded by the coding sequence ATGTCAACTATAACTATAACGGCTGCAGACGTAAACAAATTAAGACAAACTACAGGTGCAGGAATGATGGACTGTAAAAAAGCTTTAGTTGAAGCTGAAGGAGATTTCGATAAAGCTATTGAAAACCTTAGAAAAAAAGGACAAAAAGTAGCTGCTAATCGTTCTGACCGTGAGTCTTCAGAAGGAGCTGCTGTTTCTTTTATTAACGCAGACAACACTAAAGGAGCTATTATCACTTTAAACTGTGAAACAGATTTCGTTGGTAAAAATGAAACTTTCGTTGCTTTAGCTAAAGAATTAGTTGAAAAAGCAATCAACTTCTCTTCTAAAGAGGAATTCTTAGCTTCAGATTTCAACGGTATTACAGTTGCTGAGAAATTAATCGAACAAACTGGTGTTATCGGTGAGAAAATCGAAATCGGTGGTTTCGAAATTTTAGAAGGTGCTTACGTTGGATCTTATGTTCATGTTAACAAAATTGCTGCATTAACAGCTATTTCTGCTCCAATTGCAAATGGAGAAACTTTAACAAAAGATATCTCTATGCAAGTTGCTTCTATGGGAGCTGACACATTATCTTACAAAGATTTTGATCCTGCTTTCATCGCTGCTGAACTAGATGCTCGTATTGCAGTAATTGAAAAAGAAAATGAAGAAGCAAAACGTTTAGGTAAAACTTTGAAAAATGTTCCTAAATACATCTCTTTCGCTCAATTAACTGAAGAAGTATTGAAACAAGCTGAAGAAGATGCTAAAGCTGAATTAAAAGCAGAAGGTAAACCAGAGCAAATTTGGGACAAAATTATTCCTGGAAAAGTACAACGTTTCATCTCTGACAACACTACTTTAGATCAAGAAAAAGCTTTACTAGATCAAAACTTCATCAAAGATGACAGTAAAAAAGTGGGTGACTATGTTAAAGGTTTCAACGTTGAAATTACAGGCTTCAAAAGAGTTACTTTAGGATAA
- a CDS encoding queuosine precursor transporter, whose product MFKTKKELIFIILAGIFITNAVTAELIGGKLIQIGPFVMSIGILPWPIVFLTTDLINEYFGEKGVKKLSLITACLIAYSFIILFLAIGIPAAKGISPVNDDQFQAVFGQSMWIIVGSITAFLISQLIDVSMFWFFKKRTGDRKIWLRTTGSTVISQLFDSFIVLGIAFWLPGKINFDTFISSALTGYTFKLVVAILLTPLIYLGHFLIKKHIAQDESH is encoded by the coding sequence ATGTTTAAAACCAAAAAAGAACTCATCTTTATCATTCTGGCAGGAATCTTCATCACCAATGCTGTTACCGCAGAACTCATCGGTGGAAAATTAATCCAAATTGGTCCATTTGTGATGAGCATCGGAATTTTACCTTGGCCTATAGTTTTTCTGACCACTGATTTAATCAACGAATATTTTGGCGAAAAAGGAGTTAAGAAACTCTCCTTAATCACCGCCTGCCTTATTGCCTACTCCTTTATCATTTTATTTTTAGCCATTGGTATTCCTGCTGCAAAAGGCATTTCGCCAGTCAACGATGACCAATTTCAAGCCGTTTTTGGACAAAGCATGTGGATTATTGTAGGAAGCATCACCGCCTTCTTAATCTCACAATTGATTGATGTGAGTATGTTTTGGTTTTTCAAAAAAAGAACAGGTGACCGCAAAATATGGCTCCGAACTACAGGTTCAACAGTCATTTCTCAATTATTCGATTCCTTTATTGTACTAGGAATCGCTTTTTGGTTGCCGGGAAAAATAAATTTTGATACCTTTATTTCCTCAGCACTCACAGGATACACTTTCAAGCTGGTTGTCGCTATCCTGCTTACTCCCTTGATTTATTTAGGTCATTTTTTAATCAAAAAACACATAGCTCAAGATGAATCCCATTAA
- a CDS encoding DNA-3-methyladenine glycosylase I: MNPINDKPRCSWCLSSDLYREYHDTEWGKPVYDDATLFEFLLLETFQAGLSWITILNKRENFRQAFDQFDYKKIAQYSDDKIQELLQDSGIIRNKLKVYSAVTNAQNFIKIQEEFGSFSKYIWGFVDGKPIDNKPKTLKEVPATTPLSDAISKDLKKRGFKFVGSTVVYAHMQATGMVNDHVENCWTRG; the protein is encoded by the coding sequence ATGAATCCCATTAACGACAAACCAAGATGCAGCTGGTGTTTATCCAGCGATTTATACCGAGAATACCACGACACCGAATGGGGCAAACCCGTTTATGATGACGCTACCCTATTTGAATTTCTGTTACTCGAAACCTTCCAAGCGGGTTTGAGTTGGATTACCATCCTGAACAAAAGAGAAAATTTCCGCCAAGCTTTTGACCAATTTGATTATAAAAAAATAGCCCAATATTCGGATGACAAAATCCAAGAGTTATTGCAGGATTCGGGTATCATTCGAAACAAACTCAAAGTTTATTCGGCGGTCACAAATGCTCAAAATTTTATCAAAATCCAAGAAGAATTTGGCAGTTTTTCCAAATACATTTGGGGATTTGTAGATGGAAAACCCATTGACAACAAACCCAAAACCCTCAAAGAGGTACCTGCCACTACTCCGCTTTCGGATGCTATTAGCAAAGATTTAAAAAAGCGAGGTTTTAAATTCGTTGGTTCTACTGTTGTTTATGCGCACATGCAAGCTACCGGCATGGTGAATGACCACGTTGAGAATTGCTGGACGAGAGGATGA